One genomic window of Devosia salina includes the following:
- the pgi gene encoding glucose-6-phosphate isomerase, producing MAKDAGFNALGKQRKRIAETNMREMFAADPNRFQRFSATGADILLDYSKNRIDEEVMAALFELARAAGIEERRTQMCEGEHINITEDRAVMHMALRYQGEMPITVDGKDVMPDVRGVLKAIEAYTNAVRSGEIRGHGGEQFTDVVNIGIGGSDLGPAMVTLALEPYTRADLRAHYVSNVDGAHIHDVLKRLDPKKTLFIVASKTFTTDETMTNANSARKWIADALGEEAVPNHFAAVSTNLEACAKFGIREDRIFGFWDWVGGRYSVWSAIGLPIAMAVGYDNFAKFLAGADAMDRHFLETPLERNLPVIMALIGVWYRNAWGFSTHAVLPYDQRLSRFAAYLQQQDMESNGKSVTLDGKKVDWPTGPIVWGEPGTNGQHAFYQLIHQGTDVIPCDFLIAARPHENLPPHHDKLVANVLAQSEALMLGKTKDEVVAELKAQGMAKEQIKALAPHKVFPGNRPSNTLFYKQLTPEVLGSLIALYEHKVFVQGVIWNVNSYDQWGVELGKQLAKALLPKVKGEESGAGHDASTQGLLGYYLANKA from the coding sequence ATGGCCAAGGACGCAGGCTTCAACGCGCTGGGCAAGCAGCGCAAGCGCATTGCCGAGACCAACATGCGCGAAATGTTTGCCGCAGATCCCAACCGGTTCCAGCGGTTCTCGGCAACCGGCGCCGACATTCTGCTGGACTATTCGAAGAACCGGATCGACGAAGAGGTCATGGCGGCCCTGTTCGAGCTGGCACGCGCGGCCGGCATCGAGGAGCGGCGGACCCAGATGTGCGAGGGCGAGCACATCAACATCACCGAAGATCGCGCGGTCATGCACATGGCGCTGCGCTATCAGGGCGAGATGCCGATCACGGTCGATGGCAAGGACGTAATGCCGGACGTTCGCGGTGTCCTCAAGGCTATTGAGGCCTATACCAACGCAGTACGCAGTGGCGAAATCCGTGGCCATGGCGGCGAACAGTTCACCGATGTGGTCAATATCGGCATTGGCGGTTCGGACCTCGGCCCGGCCATGGTGACGCTGGCGTTGGAGCCCTATACCCGCGCCGATCTGCGCGCACACTATGTCTCCAATGTTGACGGCGCGCATATCCATGACGTGCTCAAGCGTCTCGACCCGAAAAAGACGCTGTTCATCGTTGCGTCGAAGACCTTCACCACCGACGAGACCATGACCAATGCCAATTCGGCGCGGAAGTGGATTGCCGACGCGCTGGGGGAGGAGGCCGTACCGAACCATTTTGCAGCTGTCTCGACCAATCTTGAGGCCTGCGCCAAGTTCGGTATCCGCGAAGATCGGATTTTCGGCTTCTGGGATTGGGTTGGTGGGCGCTATTCGGTTTGGTCGGCCATCGGCCTGCCCATTGCCATGGCAGTCGGCTACGACAATTTCGCAAAATTCCTGGCTGGCGCCGATGCCATGGACCGGCACTTCCTCGAAACGCCACTGGAGCGCAATCTGCCGGTGATCATGGCGTTGATCGGCGTGTGGTATCGCAATGCCTGGGGCTTTTCGACCCATGCCGTGCTGCCCTATGACCAGCGCCTCTCCCGCTTCGCCGCCTATCTGCAGCAGCAGGACATGGAATCGAATGGCAAGTCCGTCACGCTCGACGGCAAGAAGGTGGATTGGCCGACTGGTCCGATTGTCTGGGGCGAACCCGGCACCAATGGTCAGCATGCCTTCTATCAGCTCATTCACCAGGGTACCGACGTCATTCCCTGCGACTTCCTGATCGCCGCGCGGCCGCATGAAAACCTGCCGCCGCATCACGACAAGCTGGTGGCCAATGTGCTGGCGCAGTCCGAGGCGCTGATGCTGGGCAAAACCAAGGACGAGGTCGTGGCCGAGCTCAAGGCTCAGGGCATGGCCAAGGAGCAGATCAAGGCATTGGCGCCGCACAAGGTGTTTCCGGGCAATCGCCCGTCCAATACGCTGTTCTACAAGCAGCTGACGCCGGAAGTGCTGGGCTCGCTGATCGCGCTCTATGAGCACAAGGTGTTCGTGCAGGGCGTGATTTGGAACGTCAATTCCTACGACCAGTGGGGCGTGGAACTGGGCAAGCAACTGGCCAAGGCGCTGCTGCCCAAGGTCAAGGGCGAAGAGAGCGGGGCGGGGCATGATGCCTCCACACAGGGCCTGCTTGGCTATTACCTCGCCAACAAGGCCTGA
- the tgt gene encoding tRNA guanosine(34) transglycosylase Tgt has translation MKQVNFSLIATDGAARCGRIDTPRGEINTPAFMPVGTAGTVKAMYPEQVRETGADILLGNTYHLMLRPGAERVASLGGLHDFMDWQRPILTDSGGFQVMSLAKLRKLTEKGVTFKSHIDGSTHELTPERSIEIQTLLDSDIIMQLDECIALPAERKEMERAMELSIRWADRSKAAFNNQQNRALFGIVQGGDDAELRGRSAAGLKSIGFDGYAVGGLAVGEPQDVMFRVLSEITPELPTDRPRYLMGVGKPDDILGGIERGVDMFDCVHPTRAGRHGHAYTRFGVINLKNARHKDDHRPLDEASPNPNCRRWSRAYLHHLVRTEEILGAMVLSQINLAYYQELTAGARAAIVDGRMNDFAAETRAAWAAGDLPVL, from the coding sequence ATGAAACAGGTCAACTTCTCCCTCATCGCCACGGATGGTGCGGCCCGGTGCGGCCGTATCGATACGCCGCGCGGCGAGATCAATACGCCCGCCTTCATGCCGGTGGGGACAGCCGGCACGGTCAAGGCCATGTATCCCGAGCAGGTGCGCGAGACAGGCGCGGATATTCTGCTGGGCAATACGTACCACCTGATGCTGCGGCCGGGTGCGGAGCGCGTGGCCTCGCTGGGCGGGTTGCACGATTTCATGGACTGGCAGCGGCCGATCCTGACCGATAGCGGCGGGTTCCAGGTCATGTCGCTGGCCAAGCTGCGCAAGCTCACCGAAAAGGGCGTGACCTTCAAGTCGCATATCGATGGTTCGACGCACGAACTGACGCCGGAGCGCTCCATCGAAATCCAGACGCTGCTCGACAGCGACATCATTATGCAGCTCGACGAATGCATCGCCTTGCCGGCCGAGCGCAAGGAGATGGAACGGGCCATGGAGCTCTCGATCCGCTGGGCGGACCGTTCCAAGGCGGCGTTCAACAATCAGCAGAACCGGGCCCTTTTCGGCATCGTGCAGGGCGGCGATGACGCGGAGCTGCGCGGGCGTTCTGCGGCTGGCCTGAAGAGCATCGGCTTTGACGGCTACGCCGTTGGTGGATTGGCCGTGGGCGAGCCGCAGGATGTGATGTTCAGGGTGCTCTCCGAGATCACGCCGGAACTGCCGACCGATCGGCCGCGCTATCTGATGGGCGTGGGCAAGCCGGACGATATCCTGGGTGGCATCGAGCGGGGCGTGGACATGTTCGACTGCGTGCATCCGACCCGCGCCGGCCGCCATGGCCATGCCTATACGCGGTTCGGTGTCATCAACCTGAAGAATGCGCGGCATAAGGACGATCATCGTCCGCTGGACGAGGCTTCGCCCAACCCCAATTGCCGCCGCTGGAGCCGCGCCTATCTCCACCATCTGGTGCGGACGGAAGAGATTTTGGGCGCCATGGTGCTATCGCAGATCAACCTGGCCTATTATCAGGAACTGACCGCGGGGGCGCGGGCGGCCATAGTTGATGGGCGGATGAATGATTTCGCAGCAGAGACGCGGGCGGCCTGGGCCGCCGGCGACCTGCCGGTTTTGTGA
- a CDS encoding DUF4365 domain-containing protein — protein sequence MSNLLPTALLAQRAVLAVSRVLNLAGAVAEVIRNDFGEDLIVQSQLRGVADSFGILVQVKGTRLRLGRDGMYSFRAETGHLLRWASHYQPVLVCVFDDVTSSIYSFCPRRKFSLWDLSTTNHNSITIKFDKSHLFDRDTAAKFIWECRADYYQRNLNWYDEALRTERAFSGAGTARRQRHLSREKSLIAFDLLKSIDLVRENEMNPTFLDSVRNCSKNFAKDNESHPDDKLSISDVFLLCVIAHFERQVGFGMPVRLAEYCAEIAAGVYAAMRPDLWEELKGRFDTA from the coding sequence TTGTCTAATCTTCTGCCGACAGCCCTATTAGCCCAAAGGGCTGTCTTGGCCGTATCCAGGGTGTTGAACCTCGCCGGCGCGGTCGCAGAGGTGATCCGGAACGATTTTGGCGAGGATTTAATTGTTCAAAGTCAACTTCGGGGAGTTGCCGACAGTTTCGGAATTCTCGTTCAAGTAAAGGGCACGCGCCTTAGACTCGGGCGCGACGGAATGTATAGCTTTCGCGCCGAAACCGGCCACCTTCTGAGGTGGGCAAGTCATTATCAGCCTGTGTTAGTTTGTGTATTTGATGATGTTACGAGTTCAATATATTCTTTTTGTCCGCGAAGAAAATTTTCGTTGTGGGATTTATCCACTACAAATCATAATAGTATAACTATAAAATTTGATAAATCGCATCTTTTTGATCGCGATACTGCCGCAAAGTTCATATGGGAGTGTCGCGCAGATTACTATCAGCGCAATTTGAATTGGTACGATGAAGCATTGCGAACCGAAAGGGCATTTTCTGGTGCGGGAACGGCTAGGAGGCAGCGACATCTTTCGCGCGAAAAGAGTTTAATCGCCTTTGACCTTCTGAAGTCGATCGACCTCGTGCGTGAGAATGAAATGAACCCTACATTCTTAGATTCGGTTCGGAACTGCAGTAAGAATTTCGCCAAAGATAATGAGAGTCATCCAGATGATAAGCTCTCGATATCGGATGTTTTCCTCCTTTGCGTAATAGCGCACTTTGAGCGACAAGTTGGGTTTGGCATGCCTGTGAGATTGGCGGAATACTGTGCTGAAATCGCTGCTGGAGTATATGCTGCTATGAGGCCCGATCTCTGGGAGGAACTGAAAGGCCGTTTTGATACGGCTTAG
- a CDS encoding exopolysaccharide biosynthesis protein yields MTARNAPITRYTRRIASLLRRAAEQDQSHMTLSRLVELLGPRAHRLLLLVVSLFNMVPGPPGYGGTIAWTTCAIAIGMLMARPIRLPGLIGNRKLPLNVMVRASEQVVRVANILARFSRPRMRWLTGAAANLPYAILVIVVSVVMALPIPFINAIPNVGLCIIAFSMLNRDGIGVIVGLVATAIGLGVAIAIFVGAFHLGMAAVGSMG; encoded by the coding sequence GTGACGGCGCGCAATGCGCCCATAACCCGTTACACGCGGCGCATCGCATCCCTGCTCAGGCGCGCTGCCGAACAGGACCAGTCGCATATGACGCTGTCGCGTCTGGTGGAACTGCTCGGCCCGCGCGCCCACCGATTGCTGCTGCTGGTGGTCTCGCTGTTCAACATGGTTCCCGGCCCGCCGGGCTATGGCGGCACCATAGCCTGGACGACCTGCGCGATTGCCATTGGGATGCTGATGGCGCGACCGATCCGCCTGCCCGGCCTGATCGGCAACCGGAAACTGCCGCTCAACGTGATGGTCCGGGCCAGCGAGCAGGTGGTCAGGGTAGCCAATATCCTCGCGCGCTTCTCGCGGCCGCGCATGCGCTGGCTGACTGGTGCAGCGGCCAATTTGCCCTATGCAATCCTCGTGATTGTCGTCAGCGTCGTGATGGCGCTGCCGATCCCGTTCATCAATGCCATTCCCAATGTGGGGCTGTGCATCATCGCCTTCTCGATGCTGAACCGGGATGGCATTGGCGTGATCGTCGGGCTCGTTGCGACGGCCATCGGGTTGGGTGTCGCCATTGCCATTTTCGTGGGGGCATTCCACCTGGGCATGGCTGCTGTCGGATCGATGGGGTGA
- the queA gene encoding tRNA preQ1(34) S-adenosylmethionine ribosyltransferase-isomerase QueA produces MRVSEFDFDLPENLIALHPAEPRDSARLLVVRPGKPFEDRHIPDLKTLLRPGDVLVVNDTRVLPAELRGTRVRGEVRANVSFNLHKRVDARTWRAFARPAKKLHLLDRLELGNGEAEPLIARVAGKGETGEVTLEFELGGAQLDEAIKSHGAMPLPPYIGAKRAVEERDKVDYQTVYAAEDGAVAAPTAGLHFTEKLLQELANMDVAMERVTLHVGAGTFLPMKADDTEDHVMHSEWGEIDQATVERINARRAAGGRVIAVGTTSLRLLETASRATGELKPFMGDTDIFITPGFRFRTVDVLMTNFHLPKSTLFMLVSAFSGLETMKAAYAHAIGNGYRFYSYGDSSLLHRAPHPEDDA; encoded by the coding sequence ATGCGTGTATCCGAATTCGACTTTGACCTGCCCGAAAACCTGATTGCCCTGCACCCGGCCGAGCCGCGCGACAGCGCGCGCCTGCTGGTGGTGCGGCCCGGCAAGCCTTTCGAGGACCGGCACATCCCCGACCTCAAGACCCTGCTGCGCCCCGGCGACGTGCTCGTGGTCAACGACACGCGGGTACTGCCGGCCGAACTCAGGGGCACAAGGGTGCGCGGGGAGGTGCGGGCCAATGTCTCGTTCAACCTGCACAAGCGGGTCGATGCCAGGACCTGGCGCGCCTTTGCACGTCCGGCCAAGAAGCTCCACCTTCTCGACCGGCTGGAACTGGGCAATGGCGAAGCCGAACCCCTGATCGCCCGCGTCGCCGGCAAGGGCGAAACCGGTGAGGTGACGCTGGAGTTCGAACTGGGCGGGGCGCAGCTGGACGAGGCGATCAAGTCGCATGGGGCCATGCCGCTGCCGCCCTATATCGGTGCGAAGCGAGCAGTCGAGGAACGCGACAAAGTCGACTATCAGACCGTCTATGCCGCCGAGGATGGCGCGGTAGCGGCGCCGACCGCTGGCCTGCATTTCACCGAAAAGCTGCTGCAGGAGCTGGCGAATATGGACGTCGCCATGGAACGGGTGACGCTGCATGTGGGGGCAGGGACGTTCCTGCCGATGAAGGCCGACGACACCGAAGATCATGTGATGCATTCCGAATGGGGTGAAATCGACCAGGCGACGGTCGAGCGCATCAATGCGCGCCGGGCTGCCGGGGGACGGGTGATCGCGGTCGGGACGACAAGCCTGCGGCTTCTGGAAACCGCCTCTCGGGCGACAGGCGAACTGAAGCCGTTCATGGGCGATACCGACATCTTCATCACCCCGGGCTTCCGCTTCCGGACGGTGGATGTGCTGATGACCAATTTTCACCTGCCCAAATCGACCCTGTTCATGCTGGTCAGCGCCTTCTCGGGCCTCGAAACGATGAAGGCGGCCTATGCGCATGCCATCGGCAACGGCTATCGCTTCTATTCCTACGGGGATTCCTCCCTGCTGCACCGCGCGCCGCACCCCGAGGACGATGCGTGA
- a CDS encoding peptidylprolyl isomerase: MAYEDPENTLVIETTKGTVVIAMRPDVAPGHVDHIKKLAREGAYDGVVFHRVIDGFMAQTGDVKFGNTNSPDFNPSRTGTGGSKYPNIKQEFNAEPHKRGTASMARAQDPNSANSQFFICFEDAPFLNRQYTVWGQVIEGMENVDQIKRGEPVINPDKMVSVKVAADIAE, encoded by the coding sequence ATGGCCTATGAAGATCCCGAAAATACCCTCGTCATCGAAACCACCAAGGGCACGGTCGTCATTGCCATGCGGCCCGACGTGGCCCCCGGCCATGTGGACCACATCAAGAAGCTGGCCCGCGAAGGCGCGTACGACGGCGTGGTGTTTCACCGCGTGATCGACGGCTTCATGGCCCAGACCGGCGACGTCAAGTTCGGCAATACCAATTCGCCTGACTTCAATCCGTCGCGCACCGGCACCGGCGGGTCCAAATACCCGAACATCAAGCAGGAATTCAACGCGGAGCCGCACAAGCGCGGCACGGCCTCGATGGCCCGCGCCCAGGACCCGAACAGTGCCAATTCGCAGTTCTTCATCTGCTTTGAAGATGCGCCTTTCCTCAACCGCCAGTATACTGTGTGGGGTCAGGTGATCGAGGGCATGGAGAATGTCGATCAGATCAAGCGCGGCGAGCCGGTCATCAATCCGGACAAGATGGTTTCGGTCAAGGTCGCTGCCGACATCGCTGAATAG
- a CDS encoding peptidylprolyl isomerase: MIKFTRRSFAALTLGATLLAMPAFAQTGTPHLILTLEDGVVDIELLPEIAPKHVERVVTLTEAGEYDGVVFHRVIDGFMAQTGDVANGDSTDPSYNLQMAGTGGSDLPDVEAEFNSESFQRGVVGAARSQDPNSFNSQFFITTADASFLDGQYTVFGKVVSGMEAVDALEKGPQEMNGAVANPDKIVSAKIEYK; the protein is encoded by the coding sequence ATGATCAAGTTCACTCGCCGCAGCTTCGCCGCCCTCACCCTGGGCGCGACCCTTCTTGCCATGCCGGCCTTTGCCCAGACCGGCACGCCGCACCTGATCCTGACGCTTGAGGATGGGGTGGTCGATATCGAGTTGCTGCCCGAAATCGCGCCCAAGCATGTCGAGCGCGTGGTGACGCTGACCGAGGCGGGGGAATATGATGGGGTGGTGTTCCACCGCGTCATCGACGGCTTCATGGCCCAGACCGGGGACGTCGCCAATGGCGATTCTACCGATCCGTCCTACAACCTGCAGATGGCCGGCACCGGCGGTTCGGACCTGCCCGATGTCGAGGCAGAGTTCAACTCGGAAAGCTTCCAGCGTGGCGTGGTCGGTGCGGCGCGCTCGCAGGATCCCAACTCGTTCAATTCGCAGTTCTTCATCACCACCGCCGATGCCAGCTTCCTTGATGGCCAGTACACCGTGTTCGGCAAGGTGGTGTCGGGCATGGAAGCGGTCGACGCGCTCGAAAAAGGCCCGCAGGAAATGAACGGCGCCGTCGCCAATCCGGACAAGATCGTTTCGGCCAAGATCGAATACAAGTAG
- the coaD gene encoding pantetheine-phosphate adenylyltransferase, whose protein sequence is MSDLVGFYPGSFDPLTNGHLDVIERACKLVDTLVVAVGISATKKNPLFSHEDRVAILEQVLPAIGSRTNTQFRIVEFSGLMVQSARDNGAKLIIRGLRDTTDYNYEMQMVGMNAQMAPDLQTVFLPSSPPVRHISATLVRQIAEMGGDISAFVPQIVLKALKSK, encoded by the coding sequence ATGAGCGATCTGGTTGGATTTTACCCCGGGTCATTCGATCCATTGACCAATGGGCATCTCGACGTGATCGAGCGCGCCTGCAAGCTGGTGGACACGCTGGTGGTGGCCGTGGGAATCAGCGCCACCAAGAAGAACCCGCTGTTCAGCCATGAGGATCGCGTCGCCATTCTCGAGCAGGTGCTGCCGGCGATCGGATCGCGCACCAATACCCAGTTCCGCATTGTCGAATTTTCGGGGCTGATGGTGCAATCGGCGCGCGACAATGGCGCCAAGCTGATCATCCGCGGCCTGCGCGACACGACGGACTACAATTATGAAATGCAGATGGTGGGCATGAACGCGCAGATGGCGCCGGACCTGCAGACCGTCTTCCTCCCCTCCAGCCCACCGGTCCGGCATATCTCGGCCACATTGGTGCGGCAGATCGCCGAAATGGGCGGAGACATCTCCGCCTTCGTACCGCAAATCGTGCTCAAGGCTCTCAAGTCCAAATGA
- a CDS encoding LysE family translocator — translation MFDLTTLIPYLGACLLLAIVPGPTVTVIVANSLSRGTSAGLAIVAGTQAGFLVMTLVVALGMQALVAFMGAAFDWIKLVGAAYLIWLGYKMLRSDGELGTVRAERGKTNLRMAVEGFLVILSNPKALIFLGAFLPQFVDVSQPTFPQVLVLGLLFMLVAGSTDAIYALVAGRARGLLSAARVRVVSRLSGVILMLGGVWLALQKRA, via the coding sequence ATGTTCGATCTCACCACGCTGATACCCTATCTCGGTGCCTGCCTCTTGCTGGCCATCGTGCCGGGGCCGACCGTCACTGTGATCGTGGCCAATTCCCTGTCGCGCGGCACCAGTGCGGGGCTCGCCATCGTCGCGGGGACGCAGGCCGGGTTCCTGGTGATGACGCTGGTGGTGGCTCTGGGCATGCAGGCGCTGGTGGCCTTCATGGGCGCGGCCTTCGACTGGATCAAGCTGGTCGGCGCCGCCTATCTGATCTGGCTGGGCTACAAGATGCTGCGCAGCGATGGCGAATTGGGCACAGTTCGCGCCGAGCGCGGCAAGACCAATCTGCGCATGGCGGTCGAGGGATTTCTCGTGATCCTTTCCAACCCCAAGGCGTTGATCTTTCTCGGCGCCTTCCTGCCGCAGTTCGTAGATGTCAGCCAACCCACTTTTCCGCAGGTGCTGGTGCTGGGTCTGCTGTTCATGCTGGTCGCCGGTTCGACCGACGCGATCTATGCACTTGTCGCAGGCCGTGCGCGGGGCCTTTTGAGCGCGGCGCGGGTGCGCGTGGTGTCCCGGCTCTCTGGCGTCATCCTGATGCTGGGCGGCGTTTGGCTGGCGCTGCAGAAACGGGCCTGA
- the gyrA gene encoding DNA gyrase subunit A, translated as MRKSYLDYAMSVIVSRALPDVRDGLKPVHRRILFSMSENGYEYNKPFRKSARVVGDVIGKYHPHGDSAVYMALVRMAQDFSMGQMLVEGQGNFGSVDGDMPAAMRYTEVRMQRITNSLLDDLDKDTVDFRDNYDGSEKEPTVLPARFPNMLVNGGGGIAVGMATNVPTHNLSETINAALAVLDNPSVTTEELLEHLPGPDFPTGGIILGRAGIRQAYETGRGSIIVRGRSTIEEVRKEREAIVITEIPYQVNKASMVEKIAELVRDKRIEGIADLRDESSREGMRVVVEVKRDALPDVVLNQLYRFTPLQSSFGCNFVALNGGKPELMNLKQILDAFIAFREEVVTRRARFLLNKARDRAHVLVGLAVAVANIDEVIALIRTAPDPATAREQLMTRRWPAADVAPLIKLIDDPRHRINDDGTFNLSEEQARAILELRLARLTALGRDEIGDELNGLGAEIEDYLDILRSRERVRTIIREELEAVREQFGTPRRTEISDHAADFDDEDLIAREDMVVTVSHAGYIKRVPLSTYRAQNRGGKGRSGMATREEDFVARLFVANTHTPVLFFTSRGIAYKLKVWRLPLSAANAKGKALINILPLEQGERVTSIMPLPEDESSWGNLDIMFATTRGTVRRNSLADFVEVRQNGKIAMKLDEGDEIVGVETCTINNDVLMTTALGQAIRFRVDDVRLFKGRDSMGVRGIQLASGDKVISMAIINHSDATAEQRAAYLKRSRAMRGEVEGEDMVGDEADVEAGDLSQELYAQMGAQEQFILTISENGYGKRTSSHEYRITGRGGKGIVAMAVNKRNGNLVASFPVEEEDQIMLISDGGQTIRLPVGGDKPIRIVSRGSQGVIVFDTAEDEKVVSVERISEPEEEEGELPPEASAGDPPGTPPDEPSEE; from the coding sequence ATGCGCAAAAGCTATCTCGATTACGCCATGAGCGTGATCGTGAGCCGCGCGCTGCCGGATGTGCGGGACGGCCTGAAGCCGGTGCACCGGCGCATCCTGTTCTCGATGAGCGAGAATGGCTACGAATACAACAAGCCGTTCCGCAAGTCGGCCCGCGTCGTCGGCGACGTGATCGGTAAGTACCACCCGCATGGCGACAGTGCCGTCTATATGGCGCTGGTGCGCATGGCCCAAGACTTCTCCATGGGCCAGATGCTGGTGGAAGGGCAGGGCAATTTCGGCTCGGTGGACGGCGATATGCCGGCTGCCATGCGTTACACCGAAGTCAGGATGCAGCGGATCACCAATTCGCTGCTCGACGACCTGGACAAGGACACGGTCGACTTCCGGGACAACTATGACGGCTCGGAGAAGGAGCCGACGGTTCTGCCGGCGCGCTTCCCCAACATGCTGGTCAATGGCGGCGGTGGCATTGCCGTGGGCATGGCCACCAATGTGCCAACGCACAACCTGAGCGAAACCATCAATGCGGCCCTGGCGGTGCTGGACAATCCGTCCGTGACCACTGAGGAACTGCTCGAGCACCTGCCGGGCCCGGATTTTCCCACCGGCGGCATCATTCTTGGCCGTGCCGGCATCCGCCAGGCCTATGAGACGGGCCGCGGCTCGATCATCGTGCGCGGGCGCTCCACCATCGAGGAAGTGCGCAAGGAACGCGAAGCCATCGTCATCACCGAGATCCCGTATCAGGTGAACAAGGCCTCGATGGTCGAAAAGATTGCCGAGCTGGTTCGCGACAAGCGGATCGAGGGTATTGCGGACCTGCGCGACGAATCCAGCCGCGAAGGCATGCGCGTCGTCGTCGAGGTCAAGCGCGATGCGCTGCCCGACGTGGTGCTGAACCAGCTCTACCGCTTCACGCCGCTGCAGTCGTCCTTCGGCTGCAATTTCGTGGCTCTCAATGGCGGCAAGCCGGAGCTGATGAATCTCAAGCAGATTCTGGACGCTTTCATCGCCTTCCGCGAGGAGGTGGTGACCCGGCGCGCCCGGTTCCTCCTCAACAAGGCCCGCGACCGCGCCCATGTGCTGGTGGGCCTGGCCGTGGCCGTTGCCAATATCGACGAAGTTATTGCGCTCATTCGCACCGCGCCCGATCCGGCGACTGCGCGCGAGCAGTTGATGACCCGCCGCTGGCCGGCCGCCGACGTGGCCCCGCTGATCAAGCTGATCGACGATCCGCGCCACCGTATCAATGATGACGGCACGTTCAACCTTTCCGAAGAGCAGGCGCGCGCCATTCTTGAACTGCGCCTTGCTCGCCTTACGGCCCTGGGGCGCGACGAAATCGGCGACGAACTCAACGGCCTGGGCGCCGAGATCGAGGACTATCTCGATATTCTGCGCAGCCGCGAGCGCGTCCGCACCATCATCCGCGAGGAACTCGAAGCCGTCCGCGAGCAGTTCGGTACGCCGCGCCGCACCGAGATCAGCGACCACGCTGCCGATTTCGACGACGAGGACCTGATCGCCCGCGAGGACATGGTCGTCACCGTCAGCCATGCCGGCTATATCAAGCGCGTGCCGCTCTCGACCTATCGGGCGCAGAATCGCGGCGGCAAGGGCCGCTCGGGCATGGCCACCCGCGAGGAAGATTTCGTGGCGCGGCTGTTTGTGGCCAATACGCATACGCCGGTGCTGTTCTTCACCAGCCGCGGCATTGCCTACAAGCTCAAGGTGTGGCGCCTGCCGCTGTCGGCCGCCAATGCCAAGGGCAAGGCGCTGATCAACATCCTGCCGCTCGAGCAGGGCGAACGCGTCACCTCCATCATGCCGCTGCCCGAGGACGAGAGCTCCTGGGGCAATCTCGACATCATGTTCGCCACCACGCGCGGCACGGTGCGCCGCAACTCGCTGGCCGACTTCGTCGAGGTGCGCCAGAACGGCAAGATTGCCATGAAGCTCGACGAGGGCGACGAAATCGTCGGAGTCGAGACCTGCACCATCAATAATGACGTGCTGATGACCACGGCGCTGGGCCAGGCCATCCGCTTCCGCGTGGACGATGTGCGCCTGTTCAAGGGCCGCGATTCCATGGGGGTGCGCGGCATCCAGCTGGCGAGCGGCGACAAGGTCATCTCCATGGCCATCATCAACCACTCGGACGCGACAGCCGAACAGCGGGCTGCCTATCTCAAGCGCAGTCGGGCCATGCGCGGCGAGGTGGAGGGCGAGGACATGGTCGGCGACGAGGCCGATGTCGAGGCTGGCGACCTGAGCCAGGAGCTCTATGCCCAGATGGGCGCCCAGGAACAGTTCATCCTGACCATTTCGGAAAATGGTTATGGCAAGCGGACCTCGAGCCACGAATACCGGATTACCGGCCGTGGCGGTAAGGGCATCGTTGCCATGGCGGTCAACAAGCGCAATGGCAATCTGGTGGCCAGCTTCCCGGTGGAAGAAGAAGACCAGATCATGCTGATCAGCGATGGCGGCCAGACCATTCGCCTGCCGGTTGGCGGCGACAAGCCGATCCGCATTGTCAGCCGTGGTTCACAGGGCGTGATCGTCTTCGACACCGCCGAGGACGAGAAGGTGGTTTCGGTCGAGCGCATCAGCGAGCCGGAAGAGGAAGAGGGTGAACTGCCACCCGAAGCCTCGGCGGGTGACCCGCCGGGCACGCCGCCGGATGAACCGAGCGAAGAATAG